Sequence from the Thermodesulfobacteriota bacterium genome:
ACTTAAAGTAGAAAAAATCTAACAATAACATCAGGAGGCAGCAAAAATGTTTTCACCTGTATTTATTTTCATAGGAATTATAGCGCTTTTCATATTATCGGGAATAAAAATTCTAAACGAGTATGAAAGAGGGGTAGTTTTCAGATTGGGAAGGATTGTCGACCTTAAAGGCCCCGGTTTTAAATGGATCATACCCATGGTAGATAAGATGACAAAGATAAGCCTTCGTCTTATCACAATGGATGTGCCTCCTCAGGACGTTATAACCAGAGACAACGTATCTGTAAAAGTAAACGCAGTCGTTTACTTTAGGGTGGTGGATCCGATTAAAGCAGTAATTCAGGTAGAGAACTTTTTGTATGCAACTTCTCAGCTTGCCCAGACTACCCTTAGGAGCGTGCTAGGTCAGGTTGAGTTGGATGAATTACTTGCAGAAAGAGAAAAACTAAACCTAAAGCTTCAGGACGTACTAGATAAACAGACAGATGCCTGGGGAATTAAAGTTACTTTGGTTGAGCTTAAATATGTTGACCTTCCAGAGGACATGAAGCAGATCATGGCTCGTCAGGCTGAGGCAGAAAGAGAAAGAAGAGCTAAGATTATCAGCGCAGAGGGTGAATTCCAGGCAGCTCAGAAACTAACCGAAGCATCAGAAATATTGGGCCAAAGCCCTATGTCACTTCAGCTAAGATTTTTGCAGACTCTAACTGAGATGTCAGGCAATCAAAGCTCAACAATTGTATTCCCTCTTCCACTGGATCTCTTGAAGCCATTTTTTGAAAAGGGATTACCTAACGTTATAAAAAATCCTCCAAGCGGATCAGAAGATAATAAGTGGGGCGCAAAAGAAAACGAATAAGACAATCATTACACTGGGAGAATAAATTGCTGAGATTACTACTAATAACGACTCTTAATATATCTATGCTACTTGTACTTGGAGCATGCGGATCAGATGATAATAAACAGGATGCCAGTCAAGAAACTCGTACTTCCGAAACATCAACATCCACCTCTTCCACTTCAGAGCCTGTAGACGGAGATTGGCTGATGTATCACCTCAGCGCCGAACCTGCAACACTTAACCCAATTACTGCAACCGACGCATACGAGGGTACAGTAAACAGCGGCAAGATTTATGAGACCCTAATTGAAAGAAATAACGAGACCCTTGAGCTTGAGCCCCTGTTGGCTGAGTCATGGGAAATTTCTGAGGACAAGCTTAAATTTACTTTTAAGATAAGAGAGGGAATAAAGTGGCACGACGGCAAGCCATTTACCTCTGAAGATGTGGTGTTCTCATATAAAACCATAATGAACCCAAAGGTAGACAGTCCGCAGTTAAGGGCATACTTTCAGGAAATAAGAGACGTTAAAGCAATAGATGATTTAACAGTAGAATTTACTTATGCAAGACCATACTTTTTGGCCTTAGAATTTTGCGGTGGCATGCCAATTGTGCCAAAGCACATATTTGATAAAGGCGACTTCAACACTAACCCTGCAGGCAGATC
This genomic interval carries:
- a CDS encoding ABC transporter substrate-binding protein, whose translation is MLRLLLITTLNISMLLVLGACGSDDNKQDASQETRTSETSTSTSSTSEPVDGDWLMYHLSAEPATLNPITATDAYEGTVNSGKIYETLIERNNETLELEPLLAESWEISEDKLKFTFKIREGIKWHDGKPFTSEDVVFSYKTIMNPKVDSPQLRAYFQEIRDVKAIDDLTVEFTYARPYFLALEFCGGMPIVPKHIFDKGDFNTNPAGRS
- a CDS encoding slipin family protein → MFSPVFIFIGIIALFILSGIKILNEYERGVVFRLGRIVDLKGPGFKWIIPMVDKMTKISLRLITMDVPPQDVITRDNVSVKVNAVVYFRVVDPIKAVIQVENFLYATSQLAQTTLRSVLGQVELDELLAEREKLNLKLQDVLDKQTDAWGIKVTLVELKYVDLPEDMKQIMARQAEAERERRAKIISAEGEFQAAQKLTEASEILGQSPMSLQLRFLQTLTEMSGNQSSTIVFPLPLDLLKPFFEKGLPNVIKNPPSGSEDNKWGAKENE